Proteins found in one Deltaproteobacteria bacterium IMCC39524 genomic segment:
- a CDS encoding Slp family lipoprotein, with translation MTLTRHLKVQTLFVIVLLTACMHPISEEARKQVVPQTTFAMVSENPSAFLDQQLLLGGVIVASENIDEGTVLEIIEWRLNRWGEPAYLGDDVRRFLVKSKQSLDPAIYEPGVLVTLAGVVLGQETRLLDEHDYTYPVLELNEIYPWESPFRYGIHRVYGPDYPYYVGRRGDSNRNPYDSSYSIYPYTQYWYSPSVYQSRK, from the coding sequence ATGACCCTCACACGACATTTAAAAGTTCAGACACTTTTCGTAATCGTGTTGCTGACGGCGTGCATGCACCCGATTTCAGAAGAAGCCCGAAAGCAGGTTGTTCCGCAAACCACCTTCGCAATGGTCAGCGAGAACCCATCAGCTTTCCTCGACCAGCAGCTTCTGCTTGGTGGGGTCATCGTTGCATCTGAAAACATTGATGAGGGAACCGTACTGGAAATTATCGAATGGCGGCTGAATCGCTGGGGGGAACCTGCCTATCTTGGAGATGACGTCCGTCGTTTCCTGGTTAAATCAAAACAGTCGCTTGACCCGGCAATTTACGAGCCCGGAGTCCTGGTCACACTGGCCGGTGTTGTCCTCGGTCAGGAAACCCGCCTCTTAGATGAACACGATTATACCTACCCTGTCTTGGAGCTCAATGAAATTTATCCCTGGGAGAGCCCGTTCCGCTACGGGATTCACCGTGTTTATGGTCCGGACTACCCTTATTACGTAGGCCGACGTGGGGACTCGAACCGTAACCCTTATGATTCGAGTTACAGCATCTATCCATATACGCAGTACTGGTACAGCCCTTCCGTCTACCAATCTCGGAAATAA
- the rimP gene encoding ribosome maturation factor RimP has protein sequence MREDNLTQIETLVLPILDDLGYELVDLQLQQDGKQLALRIFVDKPAGITLDDCVEVSREVSAILEVEDPIRSAYRLEVSSPGLDRPLKKATDFKRFVGKKARLKSKNLIDPDQRGTTRKTFVGTLLGFEDDNVRLELTDKLGGVIAIPLADLDKANLEEEF, from the coding sequence ATGCGAGAAGATAACCTGACACAAATTGAAACACTGGTCCTGCCGATTCTTGATGACCTCGGTTATGAACTGGTTGATCTTCAGTTACAACAAGATGGCAAACAGTTGGCTTTGCGGATCTTTGTTGACAAACCTGCTGGGATCACACTTGACGACTGTGTCGAAGTGAGCCGTGAGGTGAGTGCTATACTCGAAGTCGAAGACCCGATCAGGTCCGCTTATCGCCTTGAGGTGTCTTCACCTGGTCTGGATAGGCCTTTGAAAAAGGCTACCGATTTTAAACGTTTCGTGGGCAAGAAAGCCAGGCTGAAGAGCAAGAACCTGATTGACCCGGACCAGCGGGGTACAACCCGTAAGACTTTCGTCGGCACCTTGTTAGGTTTTGAAGATGACAATGTGCGACTCGAACTGACTGACAAGCTGGGCGGCGTGATTGCGATACCGCTGGCCGATCTTGATAAGGCAAATCTGGAAGAAGAGTTTTAG
- a CDS encoding 16S rRNA (uracil(1498)-N(3))-methyltransferase, with product MPQSCVNNGGQASLIRLDHVPQLDQEAPLSEKALRALGLWQASAGEVVTVIDEQMTSYLARLTSLEGGSASCVPFQRLRTPVESPIQIEVYLSLPDEEGFEQLLQRLTELGVNRIVSIQSECSAAQEERASRQEKSHGWAEVIRKASRQCRRAMLPELLEVHSFTEALSCAATKELKLMLHEGDTTWSLTEGFGSFKPQSVALLVGPEGGFSADEVEQAQAEGVLPVSLGPRILRTKTAAVVAAALVQSYLGDLN from the coding sequence TTGCCCCAGTCATGCGTTAATAATGGCGGCCAGGCTAGCCTGATCAGGCTGGACCATGTTCCGCAACTTGATCAAGAGGCGCCTCTTTCAGAAAAAGCGCTGCGAGCTCTGGGTCTCTGGCAGGCAAGTGCAGGTGAGGTTGTGACCGTCATCGATGAACAGATGACGTCATACCTTGCTCGCTTGACCAGCCTTGAGGGAGGCTCTGCCTCCTGCGTCCCTTTCCAGCGATTGCGCACACCGGTTGAAAGCCCTATCCAGATCGAAGTCTACCTGTCTTTGCCTGACGAAGAGGGTTTTGAGCAGCTCTTGCAAAGGCTGACCGAACTCGGTGTTAACCGGATCGTGTCAATTCAGTCTGAGTGCTCAGCGGCTCAGGAAGAGCGTGCCTCAAGGCAGGAGAAGTCACATGGCTGGGCGGAGGTGATCCGTAAGGCTTCTCGCCAATGCAGGCGAGCCATGCTCCCTGAGCTCCTTGAAGTTCATTCTTTTACCGAGGCGCTCAGTTGTGCCGCTACTAAAGAATTGAAGCTGATGCTCCATGAAGGTGACACCACCTGGTCTTTGACGGAAGGCTTCGGCTCCTTTAAACCGCAAAGTGTTGCTCTGCTGGTTGGCCCCGAAGGGGGCTTTTCTGCTGATGAGGTTGAGCAGGCCCAAGCTGAAGGGGTTTTACCGGTCAGCCTTGGCCCGCGGATCCTGCGCACCAAAACGGCAGCTGTTGTTGCTGCTGCGTTGGTGCAGAGTTACCTGGGTGACCTCAATTGA
- a CDS encoding DUF448 domain-containing protein yields the protein MTQGRRQPQRTCLGCRQVKDQAELIRFVCSPEGEVLADLKSRLPGRGAYLCNCRSCIETAVQRKQFDRAFRKSCQPIASDSLIEAVRQELLAHLASLLGMARKSAKFVAGSNAVLDALGRRKLLAVVILAKDISPQIGEKVRRKAEHQDIVTTKLFDKVELGRILGRAERSVVGLPDGKLAEAFLHDLYRYQDISGES from the coding sequence GTGACACAAGGCCGACGGCAACCGCAGCGAACATGTTTGGGCTGTCGCCAGGTTAAAGACCAGGCAGAGCTGATACGCTTCGTCTGCTCGCCGGAGGGTGAGGTGCTGGCGGACTTGAAAAGTCGCTTGCCGGGACGCGGCGCTTACCTTTGCAATTGCCGAAGCTGTATTGAGACGGCTGTGCAGAGAAAACAGTTTGACCGGGCTTTTCGCAAGAGTTGTCAGCCCATTGCCAGTGATAGCCTTATTGAGGCCGTCAGGCAGGAGCTCCTTGCTCATCTTGCCAGTCTCTTAGGCATGGCGAGAAAATCGGCGAAATTTGTAGCTGGCAGTAATGCCGTGCTAGACGCGTTGGGCCGCAGGAAACTATTGGCTGTTGTCATTCTGGCCAAAGACATCTCACCCCAAATTGGTGAGAAGGTCAGGCGCAAAGCTGAGCACCAAGATATAGTAACGACGAAATTATTCGACAAAGTAGAGCTTGGCCGCATACTCGGGCGTGCGGAAAGAAGTGTCGTGGGTTTGCCCGATGGAAAGTTGGCGGAAGCATTTCTTCATGATCTGTACCGTTATCAGGATATCTCAGGGGAAAGTTGA
- a CDS encoding DNA polymerase III subunit chi, translated as MTTIEFIKLNRPERAAVLCELAEEFYLSGQRVLVMVKDDNQGVTLDRFMWTWKQGAFVPHVYDNGSVDCHDEAVVIVAGEENPNGAEVLLMGASCSNEFIRLFRHAIDFAEAFDEDRLEMSRERFKGYRENGFAPVMR; from the coding sequence TTGACCACCATCGAATTCATCAAACTGAACCGCCCTGAACGCGCCGCTGTCCTCTGTGAACTTGCAGAAGAGTTCTATCTTTCTGGGCAACGTGTGCTCGTTATGGTTAAGGACGATAACCAGGGGGTAACCCTGGATCGCTTTATGTGGACCTGGAAACAGGGAGCCTTCGTTCCGCATGTCTACGATAATGGCTCTGTTGACTGTCACGATGAAGCCGTGGTGATCGTTGCCGGGGAGGAGAACCCCAACGGCGCCGAGGTGCTTTTGATGGGGGCCAGCTGCAGCAATGAGTTCATTCGACTCTTCCGACACGCTATCGATTTCGCCGAAGCCTTTGATGAAGATAGACTTGAAATGTCGCGTGAACGTTTTAAAGGTTACCGGGAGAATGGTTTTGCCCCAGTCATGCGTTAA
- a CDS encoding RNA methyltransferase, with amino-acid sequence MNLDNLSVVLVESRGERNIGSVARAMANFGVSDLRLVAPVVDHLHDEARKMAVKATPLLEQATVYPDLKSALDDCHYAYATTRRFGKYRVDFHHPDSAAKELLPLLDGGRVALVFGREDKGLKTEELDLCQRLITIPTCGTIASMNLAQSVVICLYELGKQYGEALGNVQGERKLANIEQLEVLFDHMRETLLRIKYLNPQNPEHIMRSYRQMFGRAALDEREVRILRGLMSEIDIVEDERQALLGSVDDND; translated from the coding sequence ATGAATTTAGATAATCTCAGTGTTGTCCTCGTGGAGTCACGCGGGGAACGAAATATAGGCTCTGTTGCGCGTGCCATGGCTAACTTTGGTGTCAGCGATCTGCGCCTGGTGGCGCCGGTGGTTGATCATCTTCATGACGAAGCCCGCAAAATGGCGGTTAAAGCGACGCCTCTGCTGGAACAGGCCACCGTTTATCCTGACCTGAAGTCGGCGCTTGACGACTGTCATTACGCTTATGCTACGACCCGGCGTTTTGGCAAGTACAGGGTTGACTTTCATCATCCCGATAGCGCAGCAAAAGAGTTGCTACCTTTGCTTGACGGAGGTCGGGTGGCTCTGGTTTTCGGTCGTGAAGATAAGGGCTTGAAGACGGAAGAGCTGGATCTCTGCCAGCGTCTGATTACGATTCCCACCTGCGGTACCATCGCATCGATGAACCTAGCCCAGTCTGTTGTGATCTGTCTCTATGAGCTGGGCAAACAGTATGGAGAAGCCTTGGGCAATGTCCAGGGTGAGAGGAAGCTTGCCAACATCGAGCAACTGGAAGTCCTCTTTGACCATATGCGCGAGACCTTGCTCAGAATCAAGTACCTGAATCCCCAGAACCCGGAGCATATCATGCGCTCTTACCGGCAGATGTTTGGCCGTGCTGCCCTCGATGAGCGCGAAGTCAGGATCCTGCGCGGGCTTATGAGTGAGATAGACATTGTCGAAGATGAACGGCAAGCGTTGCTCGGGAGCGTTGATGATAACGATTAG
- a CDS encoding DUF4382 domain-containing protein: MKTIHFRLLCGLLVAGVPFLLLAACGGGGSDGSSSSSSVTSTSGTVSIGLTDNQVGYNAVVLTIKEVGIVSSNNAKTYYNSTDYNSTVLGDLPATVNVLDYPGEQTFHLADIEVDLPENGDQVCFKQIRLVLAAEGDPDCKEEFCNYVVLIDDPTKHELKTPSGQQSGVKILTPNDFCIEEGNDTAKVTIDFDPAKAIVDNPNKYILKPTGIRIIEGSWSTAPVSFIDGLVAVPTYNSAASCDELETVPEVTVTAYDQGTTEPASQTAALTEGPVTGADICTEWCAEDLDPDSCETACTGDLLSECYYSGSFKLLLSDMATYDLEATWENFSAALPTVEYNSTVFLELTED; the protein is encoded by the coding sequence ATGAAGACCATTCATTTCAGATTGTTGTGTGGATTACTAGTCGCCGGGGTGCCTTTTCTGCTGCTGGCTGCATGTGGTGGCGGTGGTAGCGACGGCAGCAGCAGTTCCTCATCCGTAACCTCAACTTCAGGGACCGTAAGCATCGGACTTACAGACAACCAGGTCGGCTACAATGCCGTTGTGCTGACAATCAAGGAGGTCGGAATCGTCTCCAGTAACAATGCGAAAACCTATTACAACTCCACAGATTACAACTCCACGGTCCTGGGCGATCTTCCAGCAACAGTCAATGTCCTGGATTACCCGGGAGAGCAAACCTTTCACCTCGCTGATATCGAGGTTGACCTGCCTGAGAACGGCGACCAGGTCTGCTTCAAACAGATTCGTTTGGTCCTGGCGGCAGAAGGAGATCCGGACTGCAAAGAAGAGTTCTGTAACTACGTGGTTCTAATAGATGACCCGACCAAGCATGAGTTAAAAACACCGAGTGGACAACAATCAGGGGTCAAGATCCTGACGCCTAATGATTTTTGCATCGAAGAGGGCAACGACACGGCGAAGGTCACGATCGACTTTGATCCGGCCAAAGCCATCGTCGACAACCCCAACAAGTATATTCTTAAACCAACTGGCATCCGCATCATCGAGGGCAGCTGGAGCACAGCGCCTGTGAGTTTTATTGACGGTTTGGTCGCTGTTCCGACTTATAACTCAGCAGCAAGTTGCGACGAGCTTGAGACTGTGCCAGAAGTCACAGTGACCGCTTATGACCAGGGGACTACTGAACCAGCGAGTCAGACTGCGGCGCTGACAGAGGGGCCTGTGACCGGCGCAGACATATGTACCGAGTGGTGTGCGGAAGACCTCGATCCAGACAGCTGTGAGACCGCTTGTACTGGCGATCTGTTGTCGGAATGCTACTACAGCGGCAGCTTTAAACTGCTTCTGTCAGACATGGCGACATATGATCTGGAAGCAACCTGGGAAAACTTTAGTGCGGCATTGCCTACGGTAGAATATAACTCTACTGTATTTCTTGAGCTAACAGAGGATTAG
- a CDS encoding general secretion pathway protein GspB, whose product MSFILEALKKSEQQRQQQNSPSKKVQKRILSLQASPYGSRLFPWLVSGLLSLIMFSGWWYYIQTDTSQTSPSEVIQSTNSAHTQKVATSDTAINPPRPEILQPEIAKTAPETTSAVPQPAISVEPAPVPRSLGSPTTTQSAPLSGRIFSTADRKIQTIEAPVETVVIAQPEPQELNNESFNPDSTRLPLYSDLSNELRNRIAPVNMSMHFYNKDPDRSLVRINDRLLREGDWVSRELELVEITPAGVILGFNGKIFELHSAR is encoded by the coding sequence ATGTCCTTTATCCTTGAAGCCCTTAAGAAATCTGAGCAGCAGCGACAGCAGCAGAACTCACCATCAAAAAAAGTGCAAAAACGCATTCTCTCCCTGCAAGCAAGCCCTTATGGCAGCCGCCTTTTCCCCTGGCTGGTGTCCGGGTTGCTGTCTCTCATAATGTTTAGTGGCTGGTGGTATTATATTCAGACAGACACATCGCAGACGTCACCCTCGGAAGTCATCCAGTCGACGAACTCAGCCCATACACAGAAGGTCGCGACGTCCGATACGGCAATAAATCCCCCTAGGCCAGAAATCCTGCAACCAGAGATCGCGAAGACAGCCCCCGAAACAACAAGTGCTGTCCCTCAACCAGCCATATCAGTTGAACCGGCCCCTGTTCCACGGTCACTTGGATCGCCGACAACCACACAATCAGCCCCTCTCTCAGGAAGGATTTTTTCTACTGCGGACAGAAAGATTCAGACCATAGAAGCCCCTGTTGAAACCGTTGTGATAGCGCAACCGGAACCGCAAGAGCTCAACAATGAATCATTTAATCCAGATTCAACACGTTTACCCCTCTACTCCGACTTGTCCAACGAATTGCGTAACCGAATAGCCCCGGTCAATATGAGTATGCACTTTTACAACAAGGACCCTGACCGCAGTCTTGTGAGAATTAACGACCGCCTGCTGCGTGAAGGGGATTGGGTGAGCAGGGAACTGGAGCTTGTCGAAATCACGCCAGCCGGTGTAATCCTTGGTTTTAATGGGAAGATCTTCGAGTTGCACAGTGCTCGATAG
- the rlmD gene encoding 23S rRNA (uracil(1939)-C(5))-methyltransferase RlmD, whose translation MAEIIRNLEITSLVHGGRGIGRHEGKAVFVPLVAPGDRIDCRVVKSKKRFAEAELIEIIVPSPFRREPPCAFFGACGGCQWQHLPYSEQLRWKGQNFSDQLVRSKMVQADRIKPIVAAPDEWCYRNRVQLKTHFSADGLALGFYRHGSHSVVDIDHCRLVSPPLQKVLSLLRENLQGMDNAESVEQVDLACGDDGNVRLLLYVRPQGYESLRGQLQSFAARYSLNACIKTVEQGSVEIVHGEGELTVTIDQPALALRYGPGGFVQVNSSQNRAMISNMLELLDLKGNEKVFDLFCGMGNFSLPLARRAGHVVGIEDYAPSIDMARLNAEANQVRNVEFFAADALAIIDRFKGENLDLVVLDPPRTGNYEVVNQLLQLKPERVLYVSCDPATLARDLVPMVSGDYEVISSQPFDLFPQTWHIESMTLLQKVSH comes from the coding sequence ATGGCTGAAATTATCAGGAACCTTGAAATAACCTCTCTTGTCCATGGCGGACGGGGGATTGGTCGTCATGAGGGTAAGGCTGTGTTTGTTCCGCTCGTGGCCCCTGGTGATCGGATTGATTGCCGGGTCGTGAAATCCAAAAAACGCTTTGCCGAAGCCGAACTCATCGAAATTATTGTTCCGTCACCCTTCAGGCGTGAGCCACCCTGTGCTTTTTTCGGTGCTTGCGGCGGTTGTCAGTGGCAACACCTCCCTTATTCTGAACAGCTACGCTGGAAGGGGCAGAACTTTTCCGACCAGCTGGTTCGCAGCAAGATGGTTCAGGCGGATCGTATTAAACCGATTGTGGCTGCGCCGGACGAATGGTGTTACCGTAACCGGGTTCAGCTTAAGACCCACTTTTCTGCTGATGGTCTTGCCCTCGGTTTTTACCGCCATGGCTCGCATAGCGTCGTTGATATCGATCATTGTCGTCTGGTTTCTCCACCCCTGCAGAAAGTTTTGTCTCTTTTGCGCGAGAACTTGCAAGGGATGGACAACGCCGAGTCTGTGGAGCAGGTCGATCTCGCTTGCGGTGACGATGGCAACGTTCGTCTTCTCCTGTACGTCCGCCCACAAGGATATGAGTCCCTTCGTGGGCAGTTGCAGAGCTTTGCTGCGCGTTACTCTTTGAATGCCTGCATCAAAACCGTAGAACAGGGCTCAGTAGAGATCGTCCACGGTGAAGGAGAGTTGACAGTCACCATAGATCAGCCTGCTCTTGCACTCCGTTATGGGCCCGGCGGGTTTGTTCAGGTTAACTCGAGCCAGAATCGCGCTATGATCAGCAACATGCTTGAGCTTCTCGACCTCAAAGGCAACGAAAAGGTTTTTGACCTTTTCTGTGGTATGGGTAACTTCAGTCTGCCGCTTGCCCGCAGGGCTGGACATGTGGTCGGTATCGAAGATTATGCCCCTTCTATTGATATGGCGAGGCTTAACGCTGAGGCCAACCAGGTCAGGAACGTCGAGTTTTTTGCTGCTGATGCCTTGGCTATTATAGATCGCTTCAAAGGTGAGAATCTCGATCTGGTTGTTCTCGACCCCCCACGCACCGGTAACTACGAGGTGGTCAACCAGCTTTTGCAGCTTAAACCTGAAAGGGTCCTGTATGTGTCCTGCGACCCGGCGACTCTCGCTCGTGATCTGGTGCCGATGGTCAGCGGCGATTACGAGGTGATCTCCAGCCAGCCTTTCGACCTCTTTCCGCAAACCTGGCATATCGAAAGCATGACCTTGCTGCAGAAAGTGTCGCATTGA
- the nusA gene encoding transcription termination factor NusA, which yields MNINLNHIIDQVVKDKGIDRAVLVEALEAAVLSAANKKYRNTRDLEAHFNDEIGEVEVFEFVTVVEEVENSYQEIDLGEAQEIDPDVEVGDSLGMKMDASSFSRIAAQTAKQVIIQKVREAEREGVFNEFKDRLGELVNGIVRRYERGDLIIDLGRTEALLPHREQVPRENYRQGDRVRAYISDVRMATKGPQIILSRTHPALLIELFKMEVPEVSEGIVEIKAVSREPGSRAKIAVLSNDPDVDPIGACVGMRGARVQNVVSELRGEKIDIINWTPDIARFACAALSPAEVTRVYVDNDEESLEMIVPDDQLSLAIGKKGQNVRLAAKLTGWKIDIMSETRAAEAELDELTGGGGNNDAAEEAEAAELLSAMTAKDAIAFIQTAESAEQLTTMAEGETRVTVTRALEARVEELTADENAADENAADENAADENAADEKAE from the coding sequence ATGAATATCAACCTGAATCACATTATCGACCAGGTGGTCAAAGACAAAGGGATCGACCGCGCTGTGTTGGTTGAGGCTCTTGAGGCTGCCGTGCTTTCGGCAGCGAACAAGAAATATCGCAATACCCGCGATCTCGAGGCTCACTTTAACGATGAAATCGGTGAAGTCGAAGTCTTCGAGTTTGTCACTGTTGTTGAAGAAGTGGAAAACTCTTACCAGGAAATTGATCTTGGTGAGGCGCAAGAAATTGACCCTGATGTAGAAGTTGGTGACTCCCTCGGTATGAAGATGGATGCCAGCAGCTTTAGTCGTATTGCTGCACAGACTGCCAAACAAGTGATTATTCAGAAGGTTCGTGAAGCCGAGCGTGAAGGCGTCTTCAATGAATTCAAGGATCGTCTCGGCGAGTTGGTCAACGGTATCGTGCGTCGTTACGAGCGTGGTGACCTGATTATTGACCTTGGCCGTACCGAGGCCTTGTTGCCTCATCGTGAGCAGGTTCCTCGTGAGAATTATCGCCAGGGCGACCGTGTTCGCGCTTACATCTCTGATGTCCGCATGGCAACCAAGGGCCCGCAGATTATTCTTTCTCGGACCCATCCAGCCCTTTTGATTGAACTTTTCAAAATGGAGGTTCCGGAAGTTTCTGAAGGTATCGTTGAGATCAAGGCAGTTTCCCGAGAGCCGGGTAGCCGCGCCAAGATCGCCGTGCTTTCCAATGACCCGGACGTCGACCCGATCGGAGCTTGTGTTGGTATGCGTGGCGCGCGTGTCCAGAATGTCGTTTCCGAGTTACGCGGTGAAAAGATTGATATCATCAACTGGACGCCAGATATTGCACGTTTTGCCTGCGCTGCTCTCTCACCGGCAGAAGTGACCCGTGTTTACGTCGATAACGACGAAGAGTCGTTGGAGATGATTGTTCCTGATGATCAGCTCTCTCTGGCCATCGGCAAGAAAGGGCAGAATGTTCGTCTTGCCGCCAAGTTGACCGGCTGGAAAATTGATATCATGAGCGAAACCCGTGCAGCCGAAGCTGAGCTCGACGAGTTGACCGGTGGCGGCGGCAATAATGACGCCGCAGAGGAAGCAGAGGCTGCTGAACTTCTCAGTGCAATGACCGCCAAGGACGCCATTGCGTTCATTCAGACGGCAGAGTCAGCTGAGCAGTTGACCACCATGGCTGAAGGTGAAACACGCGTCACTGTGACCCGTGCTCTTGAGGCCAGAGTTGAAGAGCTGACTGCTGACGAGAACGCTGCTGACGAGAACGCTGCTGACGAGAACGCTGCTGACGAGAACGCTGCTGACGAGAAAGCGGAGTAA
- a CDS encoding AAA family ATPase: MYTSYFGLNENPFSIAPDPLYLYMSEHHREAFAHLKYGVKSDGGFVLLTGEVGAGKTTLCRSLLEQLPENVVIAYVLNPKVSVIELLETICDELHITRPEQGSIKQLVDRLNSYLLEANAHGRKTVLIIDEAQNLSIDVLEQLRLLTNLETNRYKLLQIVLLGQPELLQILNRQEMRQLSQRVTARCHLGPLDAGEIGSYIRHRLNIAGCNRPLFPDTLNKTIWQLTGGIPRLINLVCDRSLLGAYALECQQVDSKILNQAAGEVLGDLQPSRHRITAPVMGLATFVLVLVIFGFWSLKGSLFAKTDLPSATLVAPISATDTPAATPVTSPPLQAQPAVIAESSPEPSSDSIDSPVETLPMTWPMDFATDQSKEQAITDLAGLWGLSLAAERHDYCSYANEHDLGCLARKDSLETLRNMNRPAVLTLYNDEGAPFHVVISGLNEDSALFIAGNTQHELALSAITSRWFGEYLLLWQQPPFKRKLLQPGERGASVSWLAETLQQLEVYEATGHEVRLEGTLLGSFKRFQFSNGLTPDGVLGPMSMIHLNTASKLPGPRLSQQGES; this comes from the coding sequence ATGTATACGTCATATTTTGGCCTCAATGAAAACCCTTTCTCGATCGCGCCCGATCCACTCTATCTTTACATGAGTGAGCATCATCGAGAGGCTTTTGCACACCTGAAATACGGGGTCAAGAGTGACGGTGGTTTCGTCCTTCTGACTGGAGAGGTCGGGGCCGGCAAAACGACCCTCTGCCGAAGCCTCCTTGAGCAGCTGCCTGAGAACGTCGTGATTGCCTACGTCCTCAATCCCAAAGTCAGCGTCATCGAACTGCTTGAAACCATCTGTGACGAACTCCATATAACCCGGCCGGAACAGGGCAGCATCAAACAGCTGGTCGATCGGCTTAACAGCTACCTGCTCGAAGCCAATGCACACGGCCGCAAAACCGTCCTGATTATCGACGAGGCTCAGAACCTCTCCATCGACGTTCTCGAACAACTGCGACTACTGACCAACCTTGAGACAAACCGCTACAAGTTACTGCAGATCGTACTGCTCGGCCAACCTGAGCTGCTGCAGATCCTCAATCGCCAGGAAATGCGTCAGCTCTCGCAGCGGGTCACCGCCCGCTGCCATCTGGGCCCGCTCGATGCCGGCGAGATCGGTTCCTATATTCGACATCGCCTGAATATTGCCGGCTGCAATCGACCACTCTTTCCCGACACCCTCAATAAAACCATTTGGCAGCTCACAGGCGGCATTCCGCGCCTGATCAACCTGGTCTGCGACCGTTCTCTGCTCGGGGCTTATGCGCTGGAATGTCAACAGGTCGACAGCAAGATTCTCAATCAGGCTGCCGGTGAAGTACTCGGCGATCTTCAGCCAAGCAGACATCGGATAACGGCTCCGGTCATGGGTTTAGCCACCTTTGTGCTGGTCCTGGTCATCTTCGGTTTCTGGTCGTTGAAGGGGTCCCTTTTCGCCAAGACCGACCTGCCCTCTGCCACATTAGTCGCTCCAATCTCTGCCACCGACACTCCTGCAGCTACGCCCGTGACGAGCCCTCCGCTGCAAGCACAGCCAGCAGTTATCGCAGAAAGCTCTCCGGAGCCGTCTTCGGATTCAATCGACAGTCCTGTTGAGACTCTCCCCATGACCTGGCCAATGGATTTCGCCACGGACCAGAGCAAGGAACAAGCGATTACTGACTTAGCAGGCTTGTGGGGCCTCTCTTTAGCTGCTGAGCGTCACGATTACTGTAGCTATGCCAATGAACATGATCTTGGTTGCCTGGCACGCAAGGACAGCCTGGAGACTTTACGTAACATGAATCGCCCCGCGGTTCTGACGCTCTATAATGATGAGGGTGCTCCTTTCCATGTCGTCATATCAGGGTTGAATGAGGACAGCGCACTTTTCATTGCCGGCAACACTCAGCACGAGCTGGCCCTTTCAGCAATCACGTCACGCTGGTTTGGAGAATATCTTTTGCTCTGGCAGCAACCCCCGTTTAAGCGAAAGCTTTTGCAGCCGGGCGAAAGAGGCGCCTCGGTCAGTTGGTTGGCGGAGACGCTTCAGCAACTTGAGGTCTATGAGGCCACCGGCCATGAAGTTCGCCTCGAAGGGACACTCCTCGGGTCCTTCAAGCGCTTCCAATTCAGCAATGGACTGACTCCGGATGGTGTTCTCGGCCCGATGTCGATGATTCATCTCAATACCGCGAGCAAACTCCCCGGGCCCCGACTATCACAGCAAGGAGAGAGTTGA